Proteins encoded by one window of Melanotaenia boesemani isolate fMelBoe1 chromosome 10, fMelBoe1.pri, whole genome shotgun sequence:
- the nap1l4a gene encoding nucleosome assembly protein 1-like 4a isoform X2, whose protein sequence is MDANKDKGDQGMPNPGGQMDKPINYHVLEHLLPKAVKRRVHALKRLQVQCANIEAKFYEEVHELERKYAALYQPLFDKRRDIVTGAVEPTDEECEWHSDRDEDEELAEEVKEKAAIEDAKKEEATPEEDPKGIPEFWLTIFKSVDMLSDMLQEHDEPILKHLKDIQVKFSEPGQPMSFTLEFHFEPNGYFNNAVLTKVYKMKSEPDASDPFSFEGPEIIDCEGCQIDWHKGKDVTVKTIKKKQKHKGRGTVRTVTKQVPNDSFFNFFNPIKASPDGEMDEDSEFTLATDFEIGHFFRERIVPRAVLYFTGEALEDDESFEEEELEEGDEEEQDEEGDDDDEEGDFDTKA, encoded by the exons ATGGATGCCAATAAAG ATAAAGGGGATCAAGGAATGCCAAATCCAGGTGGACAGATGGACAAACCTATAAACTACCACGTCTTGGAACA TTTGCTCCCCAAAGCCGTGAAGAGACGAGTGCATGCCTTGAAAAGGCTACAGGTGCAATGTGCTAACATAGAAGCTAAATTCTACGAGGAGGTCCATGAGCTAGAGAGGAAGTATGCAGCCCTATATCAACCACTGTTTGACAAG AGACGAGATATCGTCACGGGAGCAGTGGAGCCCACAGACGAGGAGTGTGAGTGGCACAGCGACAGAGATGAAGACGAGGAGCTTGCT GAGGAGGTAAAGGAAAAAGCTGCTATTGAGGATGCAAAGAAGGAGGAAGCCACACCAGAGGAAGACCCAAAGGGCATCCCTGAGTTCTGGCTCACCATTTTCAAGAGTGTTGACATGCTCAGTGACATGCTACAG GAACATGATGAGCCCATCCTAAAGCACCTGAAAGATATTCAAGTCAAGTTTTCTGAGCCAGGACAGCCAATG AGCTTCACGTTAGAGTTCCACTTTGAGCCGAACGGCTACTTCAACAACGCAGTCCTCACTAAAGTCTACAAGATGAAGTCAGAGCCTGATGCCTCAGATCCGTTCTCATTTGAGGGTCCAGAGATCATCGACTGTGAAGG ATGTCAGATAGATTGGCACAAGGGGAAAGATGTGACGGTGAAAACTATtaagaagaagcagaagcatAAAGGTCGCGGCACTGTCCGCACTGTTACCAAACAGGTCCCCAATGACTCTTTCTTCAACTTCTTTAACCCCATCAAAG CTTCACCAGATGGAGAAATG GATGAAGATTCAGAGTTCACCCTAGCCACAGACTTTGAGATTGGTCATTTCTTCCGTGAGAGAATAGTTCCCAGAGCAGTGCTGTATTTCACCGGAGAGGCTCTGGAAGATGACGAAAGT tttgaagaagaagaactggaAGAGGGAGATGAAGAG
- the nap1l4a gene encoding nucleosome assembly protein 1-like 4a isoform X1: protein MDANKDKGDQGMPNPGGQMDKPINYHVLEHLLPKAVKRRVHALKRLQVQCANIEAKFYEEVHELERKYAALYQPLFDKRRDIVTGAVEPTDEECEWHSDRDEDEELAEEVKEKAAIEDAKKEEATPEEDPKGIPEFWLTIFKSVDMLSDMLQEHDEPILKHLKDIQVKFSEPGQPMSFTLEFHFEPNGYFNNAVLTKVYKMKSEPDASDPFSFEGPEIIDCEGCQIDWHKGKDVTVKTIKKKQKHKGRGTVRTVTKQVPNDSFFNFFNPIKASPDGEMDEDSEFTLATDFEIGHFFRERIVPRAVLYFTGEALEDDESFEEEELEEGDEEEQDEEGDDDDEEGDFDTKKEQPQPAECKQQ, encoded by the exons ATGGATGCCAATAAAG ATAAAGGGGATCAAGGAATGCCAAATCCAGGTGGACAGATGGACAAACCTATAAACTACCACGTCTTGGAACA TTTGCTCCCCAAAGCCGTGAAGAGACGAGTGCATGCCTTGAAAAGGCTACAGGTGCAATGTGCTAACATAGAAGCTAAATTCTACGAGGAGGTCCATGAGCTAGAGAGGAAGTATGCAGCCCTATATCAACCACTGTTTGACAAG AGACGAGATATCGTCACGGGAGCAGTGGAGCCCACAGACGAGGAGTGTGAGTGGCACAGCGACAGAGATGAAGACGAGGAGCTTGCT GAGGAGGTAAAGGAAAAAGCTGCTATTGAGGATGCAAAGAAGGAGGAAGCCACACCAGAGGAAGACCCAAAGGGCATCCCTGAGTTCTGGCTCACCATTTTCAAGAGTGTTGACATGCTCAGTGACATGCTACAG GAACATGATGAGCCCATCCTAAAGCACCTGAAAGATATTCAAGTCAAGTTTTCTGAGCCAGGACAGCCAATG AGCTTCACGTTAGAGTTCCACTTTGAGCCGAACGGCTACTTCAACAACGCAGTCCTCACTAAAGTCTACAAGATGAAGTCAGAGCCTGATGCCTCAGATCCGTTCTCATTTGAGGGTCCAGAGATCATCGACTGTGAAGG ATGTCAGATAGATTGGCACAAGGGGAAAGATGTGACGGTGAAAACTATtaagaagaagcagaagcatAAAGGTCGCGGCACTGTCCGCACTGTTACCAAACAGGTCCCCAATGACTCTTTCTTCAACTTCTTTAACCCCATCAAAG CTTCACCAGATGGAGAAATG GATGAAGATTCAGAGTTCACCCTAGCCACAGACTTTGAGATTGGTCATTTCTTCCGTGAGAGAATAGTTCCCAGAGCAGTGCTGTATTTCACCGGAGAGGCTCTGGAAGATGACGAAAGT tttgaagaagaagaactggaAGAGGGAGATGAAGAG